A single genomic interval of Rhinatrema bivittatum chromosome 12, aRhiBiv1.1, whole genome shotgun sequence harbors:
- the LOC115073969 gene encoding voltage-dependent L-type calcium channel subunit beta-1-like, with translation MVCAAVAPALTNQGPYLVHGEQKQESALRDRTAAHDHQGDAKQLHQRPSQLSARSSTRCLTRQDTFDSETPGSQDLAYTEPADSSMDIEMDPCEEPELETHGHRAYRAGVGYPCQSSWDELGPEQKNQNRQPKNRNRLREHYCQNQEGVVARNKNDVESWDRDVYIR, from the coding sequence ATGGTGTGTGCCGCTGTTGCTCCGGCTCTTACTAACCAGGGCCCGTACTTAGTGCATGGGGAGCAGAAGCAGGAGAGTGCTCTGAGAGACAGGACCGCTGCACATGATCACCAGGGCGATGCCAAGCAGCTCCACCAGCGCCCCAGCCAGCTGTCTGCCCGCAGTAGCACCCGGTGCCTCACCAGGCAGGACACCTTTGACTCAGAAACCCCAGGCAGCCAGGATTTGGCCTATACTGAGCCCGCAGACTCCAGCATGGACATTGAGATGGACCCATGTGAAGAGCCTGAGCTGGAAACTCATGGGCACAGAGCTTACCGAGCTGGAGTGGGCTATCCGTGCCAAAGCTCCTGGGATGAGCTGGGACCAGAGCAAAAGAACCAGAATCGGCAGCCAAAGAACCGCAACAGGCTCCGGGAGCACTACTGCCAGAACCAGGAGGGAGTGGTGGCGAGGAATAAGAATGACGTGGAGAGCTGGGATCGGGACGTGTACATTCGCTAA